From Caminibacter mediatlanticus TB-2, the proteins below share one genomic window:
- the ftsY gene encoding signal recognition particle-docking protein FtsY: MFGLFKKALNKTKEALQTVVGTEKKEKLSKEIIEEALLEADMDYDLVEKIVSKLPDEVSKDKLRKEILWYFDTPNNKIEINDKPYVFLIIGVNGAGKTTTIAKLAHKFKKEGKSVILGAADTFRAAAIEQLSKWAEIVNVPIIKTKHGHDPAAVTYDTIASAKAKGIDIALIDTAGRLHNKINLQNELKKIVNVAKKAYENAPHKVILIIDGTQGSSAINQAKVFKEIIGADGVIITKLDGTAKGGSVFTIANELRLPIYYIGVGEKLDDLVEFNKEEFVNDLLEGLYNG, from the coding sequence ATGTTTGGTCTATTTAAAAAAGCATTAAACAAAACAAAAGAAGCTTTACAAACAGTAGTTGGTACAGAAAAAAAAGAAAAATTATCAAAAGAAATAATAGAAGAAGCATTGCTTGAAGCAGATATGGATTATGACTTAGTTGAGAAAATAGTATCTAAACTCCCTGATGAAGTAAGTAAAGATAAACTAAGAAAAGAAATTTTATGGTATTTTGATACTCCAAATAACAAAATTGAAATTAATGACAAACCATACGTATTTTTAATAATTGGAGTTAATGGAGCAGGAAAAACCACAACAATTGCAAAACTTGCTCATAAATTTAAAAAAGAAGGAAAAAGTGTAATTTTAGGAGCTGCTGATACATTTAGAGCAGCAGCAATTGAACAACTTAGCAAATGGGCTGAAATAGTAAATGTACCAATTATTAAAACAAAACACGGTCATGACCCAGCAGCTGTTACATATGACACAATTGCAAGCGCAAAAGCAAAAGGAATTGATATTGCATTAATTGATACTGCTGGAAGACTTCATAATAAAATTAATTTGCAAAATGAGCTTAAAAAAATAGTAAATGTTGCAAAAAAAGCTTATGAAAATGCTCCTCATAAAGTTATTTTAATAATTGATGGAACACAAGGAAGTAGCGCAATAAATCAAGCAAAAGTATTTAAAGAAATTATTGGAGCTGATGGAGTAATTATTACTAAACTTGATGGAACTGCAAAAGGTGGAAGTGTATTTACTATTGCAAATGAACTTAGACTTCCTATTTATTATATTGGAGTTGGTGAAAAATTAGATGATTTAGTTGAATTTAATAAAGAAGAGTTTGTAAATGATTTATTAGAAGGATTATACAACGGATAA
- the radA gene encoding DNA repair protein RadA, giving the protein MAKKKTVYECIECGYKSAKWMGKCPACGSWESFVEISEEKNKATSKPSKILRFDEIEKEEIERFSSGDNELDLVLGGGIVPGSLVLIGGSPGVGKSTLMLKLAGNLDKKILYVAGEESPGQIKIRAERLGIKNQNLYLMPEIVVENIIEEIKKGYELVIIDSIQTIYSENLQSAPGSVSQVREATFELMRVAKETKTPIFIIGHITKEGSIAGPRVLEHMVDTVLYFEGDASRELRILRAFKNRFGSTSEIGIFEMTKEGLVSAKNKSFFSKKALPGSAITVILEGTRPIVLEVQALVSESYSIPKRSATGFDLARLNMILALLEKKLNLPFNQYDVFINVTGGIKITEPAADLAIIAAIVSSFRNRPISKESVFIGEVSLVGDIRDVPGLDIRLKEAANLGFKKAITPSKPLENYIKTYTVSEVEKVIEWM; this is encoded by the coding sequence ATGGCAAAGAAAAAAACAGTATATGAATGTATTGAGTGTGGATATAAAAGTGCAAAATGGATGGGTAAATGCCCTGCGTGTGGATCGTGGGAGAGTTTTGTTGAAATAAGTGAAGAAAAAAATAAAGCTACTTCTAAACCTTCCAAAATTTTAAGATTTGATGAAATTGAAAAAGAAGAAATTGAAAGATTTAGCAGTGGAGATAATGAACTTGATTTAGTTTTAGGAGGAGGTATAGTCCCAGGAAGCCTTGTTTTAATTGGAGGAAGTCCAGGAGTTGGTAAATCAACTTTAATGCTAAAACTTGCTGGAAATTTAGATAAAAAAATTTTATATGTAGCAGGAGAAGAGTCACCTGGACAAATTAAAATAAGAGCAGAGAGACTTGGCATTAAAAATCAAAACCTCTACTTAATGCCAGAGATAGTAGTAGAAAATATTATAGAAGAGATTAAAAAAGGATATGAGTTAGTAATAATTGATTCCATTCAAACTATTTATTCTGAAAATCTACAATCAGCCCCAGGAAGTGTTAGTCAAGTTAGAGAAGCAACTTTTGAATTAATGAGAGTTGCAAAAGAAACAAAAACTCCTATTTTTATAATTGGTCATATAACAAAAGAAGGTTCAATTGCTGGACCAAGAGTACTTGAACATATGGTTGATACTGTTTTATATTTTGAAGGAGATGCCTCTCGTGAGCTAAGAATACTAAGAGCATTTAAAAATAGGTTTGGCTCAACAAGTGAAATTGGAATTTTCGAAATGACAAAAGAAGGACTTGTTAGTGCAAAAAATAAATCTTTTTTTAGCAAAAAAGCACTCCCTGGTAGTGCAATTACTGTAATATTAGAAGGGACTCGTCCAATAGTTTTAGAAGTCCAAGCATTAGTTAGCGAAAGTTACTCAATCCCAAAAAGAAGTGCAACGGGGTTTGATTTAGCAAGACTAAATATGATTTTAGCACTCTTAGAAAAAAAACTAAATCTTCCTTTTAATCAATATGATGTCTTTATAAATGTCACAGGTGGAATTAAAATAACCGAACCAGCCGCAGATTTAGCAATTATTGCAGCAATTGTTAGTAGTTTTAGAAATAGACCAATAAGTAAAGAGAGTGTATTTATAGGGGAAGTTAGTTTAGTTGGAGATATTAGAGATGTCCCAGGACTTGATATAAGACTTAAAGAAGCTGCAAACTTAGGATTTAAAAAAGCAATTACACCATCAAAACCTCTTGAAAACTATATAAAAACATATACTGTTAGTGAAGTAGAAAAAGTAATTGAATGGATGTAG
- a CDS encoding DnaJ domain-containing protein yields MKEKILKAEVNERIEFIIDSRYKIDKLIKFIRLSFNNLEIKHNEYLIYFDKENIKNHKILINALANFYLKNSKDETTYKKILLNYKKDILVKIKKYEVVFDENALYIDVIKISSKEFEIRFANPKKNVYDYIKGLFLFDLLDLDEFKLVVSLNDESINVMNALLNKKSIMGYKVIFKYDSEIFTKKRSFSVEGSLKEYLNKVRNALNLFNASTIYEWDKIKKEYRKLAKKYHPDLHRNKPDLIQKIYEKKFRRVKESFELLEEYRNSKTN; encoded by the coding sequence ATGAAAGAGAAAATATTAAAAGCTGAGGTAAATGAAAGAATAGAATTTATAATTGATTCAAGATATAAAATAGATAAATTAATAAAGTTTATTAGACTCTCATTTAACAATTTAGAGATAAAACATAATGAGTATTTAATTTATTTTGATAAAGAAAATATTAAAAATCATAAAATTTTAATAAATGCATTAGCAAATTTTTATTTAAAAAATAGCAAAGATGAAACTACTTATAAAAAAATTCTTCTTAATTACAAAAAAGATATATTAGTAAAGATAAAAAAATATGAAGTTGTTTTTGATGAAAATGCATTATATATTGATGTAATAAAAATTTCAAGTAAAGAATTTGAAATTAGATTTGCAAATCCAAAAAAAAATGTTTATGATTATATAAAGGGATTGTTCTTATTTGACTTGTTAGATTTAGATGAGTTTAAATTAGTTGTCTCATTAAATGATGAGAGTATAAATGTAATGAATGCTTTACTTAATAAAAAAAGTATTATGGGGTATAAAGTTATTTTTAAATATGATAGTGAAATTTTTACTAAAAAAAGAAGCTTTAGTGTTGAAGGAAGTTTAAAGGAATATTTAAATAAAGTTCGAAATGCATTAAATTTATTTAATGCTTCTACCATTTATGAGTGGGATAAAATAAAAAAAGAGTATAGAAAACTTGCAAAAAAGTATCATCCAGATTTACATCGGAATAAACCAGACTTGATTCAAAAAATATATGAAAAAAAATTCAGAAGAGTAAAAGAATCTTTTGAGCTACTTGAAGAGTATAGGAATAGCAAAACTAATTAG
- a CDS encoding class I SAM-dependent methyltransferase, with the protein MDIKIYDKLARRYDLATKIVSFGIEEIWRKVFIKNIKKFVKNGVMIDLASATGEMSKLGFDKIYFVEPSKEMIKVMIEKFKSKGFKEEKFEVQFQERPYFKLKKENKEYIIISSTAEEFSINEKADLITAFMAFRNFDDIKRASENIDKHLKNGGYLAIVEMVKNDSLFSKLILWYMNNIVPLIAGVLVGMKEEYKLLGRSIDSLNEEKILENFKDYDILVNKKLFFPIAKMYIMRKNERENIKS; encoded by the coding sequence ATGGATATAAAAATATACGATAAACTTGCAAGAAGATATGATTTAGCTACTAAAATTGTTAGTTTTGGAATAGAAGAGATTTGGAGAAAAGTTTTTATAAAAAATATTAAAAAATTTGTTAAAAATGGAGTTATGATTGATTTAGCAAGTGCTACAGGAGAGATGTCAAAATTAGGGTTTGATAAGATATATTTTGTCGAACCAAGCAAGGAAATGATAAAAGTTATGATAGAAAAATTTAAAAGTAAAGGCTTTAAAGAAGAAAAATTTGAAGTGCAATTTCAAGAAAGACCTTATTTTAAGTTAAAAAAAGAAAATAAAGAGTATATTATAATCTCATCAACAGCAGAAGAGTTTTCAATCAATGAAAAAGCAGACTTAATAACTGCATTTATGGCATTTAGAAATTTTGATGATATAAAAAGAGCAAGTGAAAATATTGATAAACACTTAAAAAATGGAGGATATTTAGCAATAGTAGAGATGGTTAAAAATGATTCATTATTTTCTAAGTTAATTTTATGGTATATGAATAATATTGTACCACTAATTGCTGGGGTTTTAGTTGGGATGAAAGAGGAATATAAATTGCTTGGAAGAAGTATAGACTCTTTAAATGAAGAGAAAATATTAGAAAATTTCAAAGATTATGACATTTTAGTAAATAAGAAATTATTTTTTCCAATTGCTAAGATGTATATAATGAGGAAAAATGAAAGAGAAAATATTAAAAGCTGA
- a CDS encoding 5-formyltetrahydrofolate cyclo-ligase, with protein sequence MNNKKSLKKKFRNFCKENLKINRYLFSKIISKELYNISKEYKNILLFIPLENEADIKPLIKKLRREKKNIFVPFMEGLSFKMVKYSLPLKKKKFSIIEPHNKNKTLEKIDLAIVPVLGVDSDFRRIGFGKGMYDRFFESLGYKPKIVFVQIRPCFSKIKVSDEYDIKADEYISYKVRRKNDNRGYSNFFFIRSFGVFFGKKDG encoded by the coding sequence ATGAATAATAAAAAGAGCTTAAAAAAAAAGTTTAGAAATTTTTGCAAAGAAAATTTAAAAATAAATAGATATCTTTTTTCAAAAATTATCTCAAAAGAACTATATAATATTTCAAAAGAATATAAAAATATATTACTTTTTATTCCTCTTGAAAATGAGGCTGATATTAAACCTTTGATTAAAAAACTACGAAGAGAAAAAAAGAATATTTTTGTCCCTTTTATGGAAGGTTTAAGCTTTAAAATGGTAAAATACTCTTTACCTTTAAAAAAAAAGAAATTCTCAATTATAGAACCTCACAATAAAAACAAAACATTAGAAAAGATTGATTTAGCTATTGTTCCTGTTTTAGGGGTTGATAGTGATTTTAGAAGAATAGGTTTTGGTAAAGGTATGTATGATAGGTTTTTTGAAAGTTTAGGTTACAAACCTAAAATTGTTTTTGTTCAAATTCGTCCATGTTTTTCTAAAATAAAAGTAAGTGATGAATATGATATAAAAGCAGATGAGTATATTAGTTACAAAGTAAGGAGAAAAAATGATAATAGAGGTTATAGTAATTTCTTCTTTATCCGCTCTTTTGGCGTTTTTTTTGGCAAAAAAGATGGATAA